One part of the Podarcis muralis chromosome 3, rPodMur119.hap1.1, whole genome shotgun sequence genome encodes these proteins:
- the LOC114593819 gene encoding glutathione S-transferase 3-like isoform X2 — protein MSGKPKLYYFDGRGKMESIRWLLAAAGVEFEEEFLETREQYEKLLQDGFLLFQQVPLVEMDGMKMVQTRAILSYIAAKHNLYGKDLKERALIDMYAEGTTDLMVLIMMYPFLTPEDKEKQLATIIKKATQRYFPVYEKVLKGHGEDFLVGNQFSWADVQLLEAILMVEEKSSSVLADFPHLQAFKERISNITTIKNFLEPGSQRKPVPDERYVETVRRVLQMYHNMSASP, from the exons ATGTCTGGAAAGCCCAAACTGTACTACTTTGATGGAAGAGGCAAGATGGAGTCAATAAGATGGCTGTTAGCAGCAGCTGGGGTGGAG TTTGAAGAGGAATTTCTGGAGACCAGAGAGCAATACGAGAAGCTGCTTCAAG ATGGATTCCTCCTCTTTCAGCAAGTGCCCTTGGTGGAAATGGATgggatgaagatggttcagaCACGAGCTATCCTCAGCTACATCGCTGCAAAGCACAACCTCTACGGGAAGGACCTGAAGGAGAGAGCACT AATTGACATGTATGCAGAAGGAACAACGGACCTAATGGTCTTGATTATGATGTACCCTTTCTTAACACCTGAGGACAAGGAGAAGCAACTGGCTACAATCATCAAAAAAGCAACACAAAGATATTTCCCTGTTTATGAAAAG GTGCTGAAGGGCCATGGAGAAGATTTCCTTGTTGGCAACCAGTTCAGCTGGGCAGACGTCCAGCTGCTTGAAGCTATTCTGATGGTGGAGGAAAAATCCTCCAGTGTTCTGGCTGACTTTCCTCATTTGCAG GCTTTTAAAGAAAGGATCAGCAACATCACCACAATTAAGAATTTTTTggagccaggaagccagaggaaaCCTGTGCCTGACGAGAGATACGTGGAGACCGTGAGAAGGGTCCTCCAGATGTATCACAATATGTCTGCAAGTCCTTAG
- the CILK1 gene encoding serine/threonine-protein kinase ICK, translating to MNRYTTIKQLGDGTYGSVLLGRSIESGELIAIKRMKRKFYSWEECMNLREVKSLKKLNHANVVKLKEVIRENDNLYFVFEYMKENLYQLMKERNKLFPESTVRNIMYQILQGLAFIHKHGFFHRDLKPENLLCMGPELVKIADFGLAREIRSRPPYTDYVSTRWYRAPEVLLRSTNYSSPIDIWAVGCIMAEVYTLRPLFPGASEIDTIFKICQVLGTPKKNDWPEGYQLAGTMNFRWPQCVPNNLKTLIPNASSESIQLMRDMLQWDPKKRPTASQALRYPYFQVGQLLGTSRSTQELGKQQRDLPDKAQVHMKPIPPAQPPPKAQVRLSFRPFQQNQPSHSLIYPYKTDTTVSEHLKEDKPSQVALPEIHNKIPQQKADIGTEKTNGELKPKNRRRWVHIPGTLKDSEDWEDLEDGGVNSSLARKELKNKGQSDEALCRFESILDLKPSACLGTGNSAPSYLRQDTPTLQVSAAKQHYLKHSRYLPGISTRNNLVSSSSKDSIPSNPWPSSNLPGKTSVVAGGITRLNSSNTGASGLRGAYIPSFLKKEVGSAGQRVQLAPIIDASSSDPSQYTSLKSVRPHIGRPSFNIPMKSTPGLLPHPPPVQPVHGRIDWSSKYGAHH from the exons ATGAATAGATATACAACTATTAAACAGCTGGGAGATGGGACTTACGGTTCTGTTCTCCTGGGAAGAAGTATTGAATCAGGGGAGCTGATCGCCATTAAGAG GATGAAGAGAAAATTCTACTCCTGGGAAGAATGTATGAATCTTCGAGAAGTTAAG TCCTTGAAGAAACTCAACCATGCCAATGTGGTGAAACTGAAAGAAGTTATCAGAGAAAATGATAATCTGTACTTTGTGTTTGAATACATGAAGGAGAACCTTTATCAGTTAATGAAAGAAAG GAACAAATTATTTCCCGAATCTACTGTCAGGAATATTATGTATCAGATTCTTCAAGGGCTTGCATTCATACATAAACACG GGTTTTTCCATAGGGACTTGAAGCCTGAAAACCTCCTTTGCATGGGACCGGAACTTGTGAAGATAGCAGACTTTGGCCTTGCACGGGAAATCAGATCCAGACCTCCCTACACAGATTACGTATCCACAAGATG GTACAGAGCTCCTGAAGTGCTTTTGAGATCCACTAACTATAGTTCTCCCATTGATATCTGGGCTGTTGGTTGTATCATGGCAGAGGTTTACACACTCCGGCCGCTCTTCCCAGGAGCTAGCGAAATTGATACTATTTTCAAGATTTGCCAAGTGCTGGGGACACCAAAAAAG AATGACTGGCCCGAAGGCTACCAGCTTGCCGGCACCATGAATTTCCGCTGGCCTCAGTGCGTCCCAAACAACCTGAAGACCCTCATCCCTAACGCAAGCAGCGAGTCAATACAGCTCATGAGAGACATGTTGCAGTGGGACCCCAAAAAGCGGCCAACGGCAAGCCAG GCTCTTCGATATCCTTACTTCCAGGTTGGCCAGTTACTGGGCACCTCTCGCTCTACTCAGGAGCTGGGAAAGCAACAGAGAGACCTTCCTGATAAAGCACAAGTCCACATGAAACCCATTCCACCAGCACAGCCTCCTCCTAAAGCACAAGTTCGCCTTTCCTTCAGACCATTCCAGCAGAACCAGCCCTCCCACTCCCTGATATACCCCTACAAAACAGACACCACCGTGAGTGAGCATTTAAAAGAAGACAAGCCTAGCCAGGTGGCTTTGCCAGAAATTCACAATAAGATTCCTCAGCAG AAAGCAGACATTGGGACAGAGAAGACAAATGGGGAACTTAAGCCAAAGAACCGTCGTAGATGGGTACACATTCCCGGGACACTAAAAGACTCTGAGGATTGGGAAGACCTGGAAGATGGGGGTGTTAACTCTTCACTTGCCAGAAAGGAGCTTAAAAACAAAGGGCAGAGTGATGAAGCTCTTTGTAG ATTTGAAAGTATCCTGGATCTCAAGCCGTCAGCTTGCTTAGGAACTGGGAACAGCGCGCCTTCCTATCTTCGGCAGGACACACCAACGTTGCAAGTTTCTGCAGCCAAACAACATTACTTGAAACATTCTAGGTATTTACCTG GAATAAGCACAAGAAATAATTTAGTCTCCAGTTCAAGCAAAGATTCCATCCCGTCCAATCCATGGCCCAGTTCTAATTTACCTGGAAAGACATCGGTGGTGGCAGGAGGGATCACCAGGCTGAACTCCA GCAACACAGGAGCGAGTGGGTTAAGGGGTGCTTACATCCCTTCATTTCTGAAGAAAGAAGTTGGCTCTGCTGGCCAGAGGGTTCAGTTAGCGCCGATTATTGATGCATCGTCTTCAGACCCATCTC aatacacttctctgaagtctgtcaGACCTCATATAGGGAGGCCGTCATTTAACATACCTATGAAAAGCACACCAGGTCTGCTGCCCCACCCACCTCCAGTTCAACCAGTCCATGGACGAATTGACTGGTCTTCAAAATATGGCGCTCACCATTGA
- the LOC114593819 gene encoding glutathione S-transferase 3-like isoform X1 — MHLPGNQEAEIMSGKPKLYYFDGRGKMESIRWLLAAAGVEFEEEFLETREQYEKLLQDGFLLFQQVPLVEMDGMKMVQTRAILSYIAAKHNLYGKDLKERALIDMYAEGTTDLMVLIMMYPFLTPEDKEKQLATIIKKATQRYFPVYEKVLKGHGEDFLVGNQFSWADVQLLEAILMVEEKSSSVLADFPHLQAFKERISNITTIKNFLEPGSQRKPVPDERYVETVRRVLQMYHNMSASP; from the exons ATGCATCTACCAG GCAATCAAGAAGCTGAAATCATGTCTGGAAAGCCCAAACTGTACTACTTTGATGGAAGAGGCAAGATGGAGTCAATAAGATGGCTGTTAGCAGCAGCTGGGGTGGAG TTTGAAGAGGAATTTCTGGAGACCAGAGAGCAATACGAGAAGCTGCTTCAAG ATGGATTCCTCCTCTTTCAGCAAGTGCCCTTGGTGGAAATGGATgggatgaagatggttcagaCACGAGCTATCCTCAGCTACATCGCTGCAAAGCACAACCTCTACGGGAAGGACCTGAAGGAGAGAGCACT AATTGACATGTATGCAGAAGGAACAACGGACCTAATGGTCTTGATTATGATGTACCCTTTCTTAACACCTGAGGACAAGGAGAAGCAACTGGCTACAATCATCAAAAAAGCAACACAAAGATATTTCCCTGTTTATGAAAAG GTGCTGAAGGGCCATGGAGAAGATTTCCTTGTTGGCAACCAGTTCAGCTGGGCAGACGTCCAGCTGCTTGAAGCTATTCTGATGGTGGAGGAAAAATCCTCCAGTGTTCTGGCTGACTTTCCTCATTTGCAG GCTTTTAAAGAAAGGATCAGCAACATCACCACAATTAAGAATTTTTTggagccaggaagccagaggaaaCCTGTGCCTGACGAGAGATACGTGGAGACCGTGAGAAGGGTCCTCCAGATGTATCACAATATGTCTGCAAGTCCTTAG